The Thomasclavelia ramosa DSM 1402 genome includes a region encoding these proteins:
- a CDS encoding oleate hydratase — protein sequence MKTKTKLLTGAALLAGAGAVAAKKYADNKDTVRKPVEITNQQFYLIGGGLASMAAAAYLIQDGHVDGKNIHIFEGMKILGGSNDGAGSIKDGFVCRGGRMLNEETYENFWELFDRIPSLDHPGQSVTKEILDFDHLHPTEARARLIDRHGKILDVKSMGFDNNDRLTLGKLMITPESKLDDITIEQWFKDAPHFFTTNFWYMWQTTFAFQKWSSVFELKRYMNRMIFEFPRIETLAGVTRTPYNQFESVILPIKKYLDSHHVNFVTNATVTDIDFKDDDTITVKVLYLNKDGKDEKIILNDNDICIMTNACMTDSATLGDYKTPAPKPLEKPISGELWYKVAQKKPNLGNPEPFFGNIKETNWESITVTFKGNKFLKIIEEFSTNIPGSGALMTFKDSSWLMSMVVAAQPHFKAQDANTTIFWAYGLYTDRLGDYIKKPMKDCTGEEIFDELLYHLHLIDRKEEIKKDIINVIPCMMPYVDAQFQPRKMSDRPHVVPKGSTNFAMISQFVEIPEDMVFTEEYSVRAARIAVYTLLGINKPICKVTPYNKDPKVLKKALETAYR from the coding sequence ATGAAAACTAAAACAAAATTATTAACTGGAGCAGCTCTTCTAGCTGGAGCTGGAGCAGTTGCAGCAAAGAAATACGCTGATAACAAAGATACAGTTAGAAAACCTGTTGAAATTACAAACCAACAATTTTATTTAATTGGTGGCGGGCTTGCCAGTATGGCCGCGGCTGCCTATTTGATTCAAGACGGTCATGTTGATGGTAAAAATATTCATATTTTTGAAGGCATGAAAATTCTTGGTGGTAGTAATGATGGTGCCGGATCAATTAAAGATGGATTTGTTTGTCGTGGCGGACGAATGTTAAATGAAGAAACTTATGAGAATTTTTGGGAATTATTCGATCGAATTCCTTCACTTGACCATCCTGGTCAAAGCGTAACTAAAGAAATACTAGATTTTGATCATTTACATCCAACTGAAGCTCGGGCACGTTTAATTGATCGTCATGGAAAAATTCTTGACGTTAAGTCAATGGGCTTTGATAATAACGATCGCTTAACTTTAGGAAAATTAATGATTACTCCTGAATCTAAACTTGATGATATTACGATTGAACAATGGTTTAAAGATGCACCTCATTTCTTTACAACTAACTTCTGGTATATGTGGCAAACAACTTTTGCCTTTCAAAAATGGTCAAGTGTTTTTGAATTAAAACGCTATATGAACCGCATGATTTTTGAATTCCCACGTATCGAAACATTAGCCGGCGTAACAAGAACACCATATAATCAATTTGAGTCAGTTATTTTACCAATCAAGAAATACTTAGATAGTCATCATGTCAACTTTGTAACAAACGCTACTGTTACAGATATTGATTTTAAAGATGATGATACTATTACTGTTAAAGTGCTTTACTTAAATAAAGATGGCAAAGATGAAAAAATCATTCTCAATGATAATGACATTTGTATTATGACTAATGCATGTATGACTGACAGTGCTACCTTAGGAGATTACAAAACTCCTGCTCCTAAACCTCTTGAAAAACCAATTTCTGGCGAACTCTGGTATAAGGTTGCCCAAAAGAAACCAAACCTCGGTAATCCTGAGCCATTCTTTGGTAACATTAAAGAAACAAACTGGGAGAGTATTACTGTGACATTTAAAGGAAATAAATTCCTTAAAATAATTGAGGAATTCTCAACTAACATCCCTGGTAGTGGTGCTTTAATGACCTTTAAAGACTCATCATGGCTAATGTCGATGGTCGTTGCAGCCCAACCGCATTTCAAAGCACAAGATGCTAACACTACAATTTTTTGGGCTTACGGCTTATACACTGATCGTTTAGGCGACTATATTAAAAAACCAATGAAAGATTGTACTGGAGAAGAAATTTTTGATGAATTACTATATCATCTTCATTTAATTGATCGTAAAGAGGAAATTAAAAAAGACATCATCAATGTCATTCCATGTATGATGCCATATGTAGATGCCCAGTTCCAGCCTCGAAAAATGAGCGATCGACCTCATGTTGTTCCCAAAGGATCTACTAACTTTGCGATGATTTCTCAATTTGTAGAAATCCCTGAGGATATGGTCTTTACCGAAGAATATTCTGTAAGAGCCGCAAGAATTGCAGTTTATACATTACTAGGAATCAATAAACCAATCTGTAAGGTCACACCATATAATAAAGATCCTAAAGTCTTGAAAAAAGCTTTAGAAACCGCTTATCGCTAG
- a CDS encoding LPXTG cell wall anchor domain-containing protein, with protein sequence MNVVLTGDNTNITPYIVIMVIAIVVIAGVLIYRKKKQK encoded by the coding sequence ATGAATGTAGTGTTAACGGGTGATAATACAAATATTACACCATACATAGTAATTATGGTAATTGCTATCGTTGTTATCGCAGGAGTATTGATTTATCGCAAAAAGAAACAAAAATAA